One Oncorhynchus tshawytscha isolate Ot180627B unplaced genomic scaffold, Otsh_v2.0 Un_contig_7743_pilon_pilon, whole genome shotgun sequence genomic region harbors:
- the LOC112239450 gene encoding neurotrophin-4 — translation MEVGLGLGLGQGLEGVKEKQELLFLDAHPRVLFSSSPPEHPPLLLMLESGMLPIEGEDKEEEEDVSDADGHMEGHGDRETDGSVPLSWVDTLRGAREPPHPAPRHKRSHLPHTGRGEMPVCESESVWVTDKTTVFDDRGKTVNIVPEIKTVKGALKQYFYETRCRQEGQQRGGGPQREAGGAGASAAGTGTGPVGVSGASCRGVDIRQWVSQCKAKDTYVRALTVDNNGLQGWRWVRINSSCVCVLLSRVTRKNRGRE, via the coding sequence ATGGAAGTaggactagggttagggctgggtcaGGGGCTGGAAGGTGTAAAGGAGAAgcaagagctgctgtttttagaTGCACACCCGCGGgtccttttctcttcctctcctccagagCACCCGCCCCTCCTCCTCATGCTGGAGTCAGGCATGTTGCCCATAGaaggagaggacaaggaggaggaggaggatgtgtcGGACGCAGACGGACACATGGAGGGTCATGGGGACCGAGAGACGGACGGGAGTGTGCCGCTGAGCTGGGTGGACACTCTCAGGGGGGCCAGGGAGCCCCCTCACCCCGCCCCCAGGCACAAGCGCTCGCACTTGCCCCACACCGGGCGGGGTGAGATGCCGGTGTGTGAGTCGGAGAGTGTGTGGGTAACGGACAAGACGACAGTATTTGACGATAGGGGTAAAACAGTCAACATCGTGCCAGAGATCAAGACAGTCAAGGGGGCGCTGAAGCAGTACTTCTATGAGACTCGCTGCCGCCAGGAGGGGCAGCAGAGGGGCGGTGGGCCGCAGCGGGAGGCAGGGGGGGCAGGAGCCTCGGCAGCAGGAACAGGGACAGGACCCGTAGGTGTGTCCGGGGCCAGCTGCCGGGGCGTGGACATCAGACAGTGGGTGAGTCAGTGTAAGGCCAAGGACACATATGTCCGAGCCCTCACTGTTGACAACAACGGTCTGCAGGGCTGGAGGTGGGTCCGCATCAACTCGTCCTGCGTGTGTGTCCTACTGTCCAGAGTAACCAGGAAAAACAGAGGAAGGGAGTGA